Within Candidatus Rokuibacteriota bacterium, the genomic segment GGACGCGCTGCCGGCGGACTTCGTCGACCTCGGCGAGGACATGGAGTTCAAGGTCGAGACCCGGGAAGGAGAGTGCATGGCCTGAGGTCTCGACCGTCGCCGACAGCGAGCAGGAAGGCGGGGAACGAATTACACGCGATCGTGAAAGTTCTACAGTCTGATCCGTCCGTGACACGGCTCTCGCAGACACGCGGTGGCTGCAACTCTCCACCAGCAGGCGCTTCTTGGTCGAACAACCGCCGCCGGGTCGATCCTGGCATCCGACTTGCTCCGCAGGCAGGGCGTGCTCAGAGCCGCCGCCGGGCGGCCCGCAATTCAGAAAGGAGGACACACACGTGATGAACATTCGAGCGATGCGTCGCTGTATCCCATTCATGGCAGTGCTGGTTGGCGCGGTGGCCTGGACCCCGAGCGCCCTCGCGCAGCTCGACGGGGAACTGGCCGAGCCGAGATGGGTCGACGGGAAGGTCGCCGACGTCGAGTCTGCCGGAAGCATGGTGACGATGCTGCGGCTGGACGACGGCACGCAGATCAGCGTCCCCATGGCGAGCACGGCGCCGGGGAGCGAGGTGCGGGTTGGCACCCAGGTGAGCGCCCAGTATCTGGACACCCCGGGCGGGAAGGTCGCAGTGCTTCTGCGAGTCCAGGGCGACGTGCAGGCGCCCTGACGGGTCGTCACGCGTGATGGGTCCGAAGGGTCAGGCGCCGGCCCGATCCTTCGGACCCATGTGACGGCGCCTCACAGGCGCAAGGAGTGCAGGCACGCATGGTCCGCGAGGTCAACGCGCGCCGTCGAGGATGAACCTCTCGGCGGGCAGAGCGGCAGTCATGCGGTCCCGCCCCTCCCGCTTGGCGCGATAGCTTCCCGCGGACGGCTCGGCGGACCTCCCGCTACAGCGTCTCTTCCATGTGCCGGCGGTTGAAGAGACCGGTGAGCGGATCCCTGATGGACTGGCTCCGGAGGACGTCGCGCAGCTTCACATTGGCCACGCCCAGCGCGAGGTGGGCGGCGACGGCCTCGGCACGGCGGCGGGTCGCGTCCACCACCCCGGGCGCCCGCGCCTGTGCGCGCGCCCCGACATGGAGCACCCCCAGCGCCTCCCCCTGGGCCACGAGGCCTCTGCTCACCATCCTGCCCCCCGTTCCGACGGAGGCCAATCGTGGGGGCGTCCCTGAAGCCGCCGGACGCCATCGACGTCACCAGGATGACGCCGACGCGATGGCCACGCGACACGGGCAAGGGGCCGTCCTCGTGCTGGAGCGACGGCGTCCTGGCCCCGCGCGGGCCGCGAATCACCCAACCACGGTAATCCTCGGCGAGAGGGGCCCCGTTCGTGTAGGATGACGTGCGGAGTTCGCGATCCAACCGGGGCTGCAACGGCGCGGAGGCGGAGTCGAAACCCACCTGCGAGAGGGCAGGTGGCAGGTTTCCATTCGCTGCTCGGCTTGGGGGGAGCCGTGACACGAGGCGTTCTGTCCAGCCTGCGCGTCCGCCTGGCGGTGCTCGTCCTCCTGGCCCTCGTTCCGGCACTGGGACTCATCTTCTACGCGGCGCGGGAAGACCGTCGCCTGGCCGCGGTGCAGGCGGAGGACGACGCCCTCCGGATCGTCCGCCTCGCTGCCCTCCAGCACTCCCAGATGGTCGAGGCGGCGCACCATCTCCTCGTCGGCCTGACCCAGCTTCCCGCTGTGAGGAGTCTCGACGCGGAGGCGTGCGCGAAGACCTTCGCCGGCATGCTCGTGGACTTCCCGTCTTACTCGAACATCGGGGCCGCGAAGCCGAACGGCGATATCTTTTGCAGCGCCGTGCCGCTGCCCGGCCCGATCAACCTGGCGGACCGGGAGCATTTCCAGCGCGTCCTCCGGACTCGTGCCTTCGTCGCCAGCAAGTTCGTGATTGCCCGGACCACGGGCAAGCCGACGATCATCTTCCTCTATCCCCTCGTGGAAGGGTCCAGCGTCGTCCGGGCCGTCGTCACCATTGTCCTGGATCTCGACTGGCTCCACCGCCTGGCCGAGCAGGCCTCGCTGCCGCCGGGATCGACGTTCTCCGTCGTCGACGAGGACGGGGTGTTCCTGGCTCGCTATCCTGACCCGCGAGACTGGGTCGGGAGGGTCGTGCCGGACGCGCCCATCACTCGGGCCGTGCTGTCGGGATTGACCGAGGGCACTGTCGAGGCGCAGGGGCTCGATGGGATTCGACGTCTGTACGCGTACACCCGGCTTCCCACGGATGCCCAGACGGGAGCGGTGTACATCGGCATCGGGACCCCGACTGCCGTCGTCTTCGCCGCCGCAGACCGGGCCCTGACACGTAATCTCCGCGGGCTCGGGCTCGTGGCAGCCCTGGCTCTCGCGGCGACGTGGATCGCCGGCAACCTGCTGATCCTGCGCCGGGTGCATCCCCTCGTGAGGGCGACGCAGCGGCTGGGGGCGGGGGATCTGACCGCGCGCACCGGGCTCGCGTCCCGGACAGGGTCGGACGAGCTCAGCCAGCTCGCCAGCGCGTTCGACGACATGGCCGCCGCGCTGGAGCAGCGGACGGCAGACCGGCAGAGGGCCATCGACGCCCTCAAGGCGAGCGAGACCCGCTTCCGGTCGGTGGCGCGGTCCGCCGCCGACGCGATCATGGTCGCGAGCGGGGACGGGATCGTGGTGTTCTCCAACCCTGCGGCGCAGGCGATGTTCGGGTACGCGGAGGACGAGCTGCTGGGGCGGCCACTCACGCTGCTGATGCCGGAGCGCCATCGCGAGTCCCACCAGGCCGGTCTCGACCGGCTGGGAGCCACCGGCGAGTCGCCCTTGCTCGGCAAGGTGGTCGATCTCCGGGGGAGAAGGAAGGACGGCACGGAATTCCCGCTGGAGCTGCAGCTGGCCAGCTGGGAGACAGCCGGCCAGCGGTTTCTGAGCGGGGTGATTCGCGACGTCACCGAGCGCAGGCGCGCGGAGCACGCGCAAACGATGGGGCTCGCCGTGGCCCAGATTCTCGCGGAGGCGGCGACCCTGGAGGAGGCGATGCCGGGCCTCCTCGAGGCGGTCTGCGAGGGCCAGGCCTGGGAGCTCGCCGAGCTGTGGACGGTGGAGCCCGAGGCGAACGTGCTGCGCTGGCAAGGCGCCTGGCATCGGCCGGGACTCGAGCCTGGCGAGTTCCTGGCGCTGAGCCGCGACACCTCCTTCGCGCCAGGGTTGGGGTTGCCGGGTCGGGTGTGGGCCAGCGGCCAGCCGGCGTGGACCGCGGACGTTCTGGCCGACCCCGGGTTCACCCGGGCGTCTGTCGCCACGGCCGTGGGCCTCCACGGCGCGTGTGCCGTTCCCGTGTACGGGGCGGCGCCGGCGGGAGTGCTCGTGTGCTTCAGCCAGGCGACCCGGGTGCGCGATGACGACGTGGTGGCGGCCATGCAGGCCGCGTGCGAACGGATCGGCCACTTCATCGAGCGGAAGCACGCCGAGGCGGCCCTCCGGGGGAGCGAGGCGCAGGTGCTCCAGCTCCAGCGGCTGGAATCGGTGGGGCGGCTCGCGGGTGGCGTGGCGCACGATTTCAACAACCTCCTGACCGTGATCCTGGGTCGCAGTCAGCTCCTGCTGGCTCGCTCCGAGGTCGACGAACGGGTGCGCCGGGACATCACCCTGATCGAGCAGACGGCGATGCGAGCGGCCTCGCTCACCAAGCAGCTCCTGGCCTTCAGCCGGCGACAGATGCTGGAGCCCCAGGTTCTGGATCTCAACGGCATCGTCTCCGGCATGGTCGTGATGCTCCGGCGGCTCATCGGCGAGGACATCGATCTCGCGGTCCGTCCCGGTCCGGACCTGGGCCACGTCAGCGCCGACCCTGGGCAGCTGGAGCAGGTGCTCGTCAACCTGGTCGTCAATGCCCGTGATGCCATGCCCCAGGGCGGGCACCTCACCCTCGAGACGGCCAACGTCGAGCTCGATGCCCGGTCTGCGCGCCGGCACCCGGGCGCGCGCCCGGGGTCCTACGTGACCCTTGCGGTGAGCGACACGGGCATCGGCATGGATGCCGAGGTCCAGGCGCGCGTCTTCGAGCCCTTCTTCACGACGAAGGAGCCCGGCAAGGGGACGGGGCTGGGCCTGTCCACCGTGTACGGCATCGTGAAGCAAAGTGACGGCTACATCGCCCTGTCGAGCGAGCCCGGGCGTGGCACCACCTTCACCATCTACCTGCCCCGCGTGGAGGCTCCGGTCGCGGAGGAGGGGCCGGTGGCCTCGACGCCGGCCGGGGGGGGTGCGGAGACGGTTCTCGTGGTGGAGGACGAGGCCGAGGTCCGGGCACTCGCCTGCGAGGTGCTGGGACAGAGCGGATACACCGTCCTTGCGGCGAGCGAGGCGGCCGAGGCCCTGGGGATCGCCGAACGGCACGAGGGTCCCATTCATCTCCTGCTGACGGACGTGGTGATGCCGCACATGAGCGGCCCCCAGCTCGTGAAGGAGATCACCCCGCTCCGGCCCGGGATGAAGGTGCTGTACATGTCTGGTTACACGGCCGACGCGATGGCCCGGCACGGCATCCTGGACCGGGGCATGATCCTGCTCCAGAAGCCGTTCCTGCCCCAGGCACTCGCCCAGAAGGTGCGCGAGGCCCTGGACAGGGCGCCATAGACGGTGGCGAGGGCAGCGATGAGCGAGCGAGTGGGGTTCATCGGGCTGGGGACCATGGGGATGCCGATGGCGGCGAACCTGGCCAGGGCCGGTCTCGGGCTGGTCGTCCACGACAGCAGTCGCGCAGCCGCCGAGGCCGGCGGCGGGCTGCCGGGGGCACGCCTGGCCGCTTCTCCTGCCGAGGTGGCGGCGGCCGCGGACGTGGTCTTCACCTGTCTCCCCAACGACGCCATCGTCCTCGAGGTCTATCTGGGCGCCGCCGGCCTCTCCGCGGGGGCGCGACCGGGCCTCGTCACCTGCGACTGCTCCACGGTGAGCCCGGCGGTCACGGTGGAGATCAGCGGGAGGCTCGGACCCCGGGGCGTCAGCCACATGGACACGCCCATGCTCGGGTCGCAGCCCCAGGCGGTGGACGGGCAGATCTTCTTCATCGTGGGGGGGGAGGCGGCGACGGTGGCGCGGATCGCGCCCTACCTGGCCATCATGGGCAAGCAGCACATGTACGCCGGCCCCTCGGGCGCGGGCAACCGGGTGAAGCTCATCCACAACGGGCTCGCAGCGGTGACCTCGGTGGCGGTGGCGGAGGCGCTGGCCATCTGCGTGCAGGCCGGCGTCGATCCCGCGACGTTCTACGAGATCGTCCGCAACGGGGGCGGGATGGCCTATGGCACCTACTTCGAGCGCCGCGTCCGGCGCATCCTCGACGGGGACTTCTCGCCCACCTTCACGCTGGCGCTGATGCGCAAGGACGCGGGGCT encodes:
- a CDS encoding NAD(P)-dependent oxidoreductase, encoding MSERVGFIGLGTMGMPMAANLARAGLGLVVHDSSRAAAEAGGGLPGARLAASPAEVAAAADVVFTCLPNDAIVLEVYLGAAGLSAGARPGLVTCDCSTVSPAVTVEISGRLGPRGVSHMDTPMLGSQPQAVDGQIFFIVGGEAATVARIAPYLAIMGKQHMYAGPSGAGNRVKLIHNGLAAVTSVAVAEALAICVQAGVDPATFYEIVRNGGGMAYGTYFERRVRRILDGDFSPTFTLALMRKDAGLALELARAAGVPAAMLAEAGRTYDEAAERGWGREDFSAVTHVIETRIGRRLSER
- a CDS encoding GGDEF domain-containing protein — translated: MVSRGLVAQGEALGVLHVGARAQARAPGVVDATRRRAEAVAAHLALGVANVKLRDVLRSQSIRDPLTGLFNRRHMEETL
- a CDS encoding PAS domain S-box protein, whose amino-acid sequence is MTRGVLSSLRVRLAVLVLLALVPALGLIFYAAREDRRLAAVQAEDDALRIVRLAALQHSQMVEAAHHLLVGLTQLPAVRSLDAEACAKTFAGMLVDFPSYSNIGAAKPNGDIFCSAVPLPGPINLADREHFQRVLRTRAFVASKFVIARTTGKPTIIFLYPLVEGSSVVRAVVTIVLDLDWLHRLAEQASLPPGSTFSVVDEDGVFLARYPDPRDWVGRVVPDAPITRAVLSGLTEGTVEAQGLDGIRRLYAYTRLPTDAQTGAVYIGIGTPTAVVFAAADRALTRNLRGLGLVAALALAATWIAGNLLILRRVHPLVRATQRLGAGDLTARTGLASRTGSDELSQLASAFDDMAAALEQRTADRQRAIDALKASETRFRSVARSAADAIMVASGDGIVVFSNPAAQAMFGYAEDELLGRPLTLLMPERHRESHQAGLDRLGATGESPLLGKVVDLRGRRKDGTEFPLELQLASWETAGQRFLSGVIRDVTERRRAEHAQTMGLAVAQILAEAATLEEAMPGLLEAVCEGQAWELAELWTVEPEANVLRWQGAWHRPGLEPGEFLALSRDTSFAPGLGLPGRVWASGQPAWTADVLADPGFTRASVATAVGLHGACAVPVYGAAPAGVLVCFSQATRVRDDDVVAAMQAACERIGHFIERKHAEAALRGSEAQVLQLQRLESVGRLAGGVAHDFNNLLTVILGRSQLLLARSEVDERVRRDITLIEQTAMRAASLTKQLLAFSRRQMLEPQVLDLNGIVSGMVVMLRRLIGEDIDLAVRPGPDLGHVSADPGQLEQVLVNLVVNARDAMPQGGHLTLETANVELDARSARRHPGARPGSYVTLAVSDTGIGMDAEVQARVFEPFFTTKEPGKGTGLGLSTVYGIVKQSDGYIALSSEPGRGTTFTIYLPRVEAPVAEEGPVASTPAGGGAETVLVVEDEAEVRALACEVLGQSGYTVLAASEAAEALGIAERHEGPIHLLLTDVVMPHMSGPQLVKEITPLRPGMKVLYMSGYTADAMARHGILDRGMILLQKPFLPQALAQKVREALDRAP